TTACCGTCGCCATTGGGCGTAAAGACGTTAGGCATACCAAAAAATGGGCAATTATCCTTGCAGACCCGGTTGCTGGGCGTGCTTTCCTGTCCGCTCCGGCTGACCGCCGTAACCTGATAACAGCCCGCCAGCGAGGTCAGGTTTTCGTGCCGGTATGTCAGGGTTGCGGCATCGACCGTCGCCAGTAACTGCGGCTCATCGTCCTGGCAGGCCGTATAATACAGGTTATATTTCACAACATTCCGGTCGCAACTGCCCGTTGACGGGTTTTGCCAGGTCAGCGTATTGGTAAACGTGGGCTGGTTACAGAACGCATCATCGGCCAGACTGGCGCAATCGAGCTGGTCGATGGACAACACCGGCGGGCAGGGCCGGGTGGTATCGATGGGGATCGCGCAAACGCCCTGCGAAAAATTGTAGAGCAGCGTCGCCGAGAGGGGCGGGGAATACTGACCCGCCGTTTCGACCCGGTAGCAGTAACTGCTGTCGGTAGACATGGTGGCCGGAACGGTTCCGTCGGCGGCATACGTGTCACCACCCGTGTCGGTGTAAGTATAGGTATTCGCGCCCTGCACGGCAACCTCAGCAATGCGGTTAAATGGACCGTTGGGGCCGGTTTTGCTGCGGTAAATCCGGTGAACGCGGTTGTCGTTGCTCCAGGGCGTATTGGCCTGCCAGCTCAGCTGCACCCGACGCACCCCGGCCGTAGCGGTCAACCGGACTGAACTGGCATTTTCAGTAATATCAAGCCGTTGCAACTGGCCGGACGCCGGATCGGTGATGTAAAATTCGACGCGGTAGCGATACGCATTAGCCACGGTGTTCAGGCCCCGGTCGGTAAATACCGTGTCAGCGGCACCGGCCTGAAGCGTGGTGTTGATGGCGGCAACCTGCGCAAAATCGGTGCCAGTCAGGCCCGTTGCCCGCAGCAGACGGTATTGGTAGGGCCCGGAGCCATCGTTGGGGTTGATACCGGGCGGGCGCGTCCAGCGGACGGTAACGACCCCGCGGGCGGCATCGGTTGAATCGACGGTAACGTGGGTGATGAGCGGCACCTGTTCGGGCAGAGAAATACAGACCTCATCGGAAACCACGCTCTGTCCGCTGCCGGGGCGGGGGTACTGCACCACAATGCGGTAGCTGTATGCCACCCCGCGTGCCAGCCCGGCTGCGTTGTTGTTATCCGTAAAATTGGTTTGACCGATGGGTACCCGGCCCACTTCCACGTAACCCGATCCGGCGGGAATGCCCGTTTCGCAAACATCCGGTGTCAGGGTAGTGCAACCTTCCTTGCGGTAAATCACCATCTGGGCGTTGGCGGGCGGTGCGGTATTGCCGCAGGTGTAAGCCGACCACGACAAGGCAATGGCCCGTCCGGCCGCATCGGCTGTGGGCCGGGCCGTCAGGTTCTGCGGTTTGGGCGCGTAAACCCGGATCCGGAAAGAACCCAGCGTGGCGAGTTGCGTTTGGGTAGCGTGGGGGAAATCAACAACCCGGAAAATAACGTCATACGGTTCTGCGCGGACGTGGGCGCAGTTGGTCTGCCAGCGGAACGTGCCCGTGAGGGGGTTGTTCTGAACGCCGGAGGGCGTCAGCGTGGCGGTTGGATTGGCAACCAGGTTGAGGGTCGTACCATCGGCACCTTTGTTGAACGGGCCGCCGTAACCAGTTAGTTCGAGCCGGTTGCCATCGGGGTCGGTAGCCGTGATGGTTTCGTTGATGAGCGTTCCGGCTTCTACGCAAATCTCATCCGGTACCTTCAACTCGGGTCGTTTGTTGATGGAGGGCGTGACAATGATCTGCACATCCCGCACGATTTCACCGATTTTGACGCCATCCCGCCATTCTTCCACAATAAAAGCAATGTTGTACTGGCCTTGTTCGGCGGGCGAATCCCAGCAGACATCGCCGGTGATGGGGTTAACGGTCAGCGTTGCAGGGCCAGTACCGGCTTCGGTGGTGGGGTTGCGACCAATAGTTGCCGGATCGGTATAACCGGCCACGGGCAGCGGGCTGCAGGAAGCGTCGTCGTTTTCAAACTGCCTTCCGGAAGGAACGTATAGCCGGTAAGCCAGGCTATCGCCGTCGGCATCGAAAGCGGCCGGGTTGTGGCACCATTTCTGGCCGACGCGGGCCGAATCTAAGGGAGGATTCAGCAGAACCGGGGTGCTGTTAAGACCCAGACCGGAGTTAACCACGATGGTTGTCCGTAGTTTGAAATTGGTCTGTACGGAGTTCGGAATGTTGCGCGTGCCTTCGTTTCGATTGACGATGGTGCAGCTTATATCGTAAGTGCCCGGGCCGGGGTAGGTGTAAGTGGTTCGGTAGATATTGATGGTTGTGTTGGAATTGATGTTCCGGGTTTCGGCATCGACGCGCGGCACCCGGCGCATTTGCTGCCCGACTCCAAAGCAAAAATTGACATCCCGCTGGGCGAGGGCGGCATCATACCCACCGCCGGACCCGCGCGTAACGTCGTAATACACGGTTAGGGTAATCTCGTAGGTCAGTGCCGTTGAGGAAATCCGGCGGGTGGTGATTTCGCCCGCCCGAACGTGCGTTGCCAGTGCATCCGATGCTGTTGCCAGACAAAAGCCTACACAGCAAAACAGGAGTAGAAACCTTTTCATAGGAGGAACCGTAAGAGATCAACGTATGCTTTATAAACGGCTGATTGTCCGGTTTCTGATACCGCTCCATCGGCTTTCCAAAAAATAAAGTCGTTTCACTGGTTTGCCGAAAGCTTCCAAAAAAAAGCCGTTCGCGGCTGGACGGAACGGCTTTAAAGAACTTCCCGCGAACGGTTTAACGATCCAGCTCGACCATTGCTTTGATAACACCGTTGGCCGGATTCAGCCAGTCGGCAAACTGGTCTTTTACCTGGCCGAACTGCACCCGGTGTGTAATGTAAGTTATGGGGTCAATCAGCCCCTGTTTCAGCGAGTTCAGAACGTGTTCGAAATCCTGGCGGGTTGCGTTTCGGCTGCTCATCAGCGTGGCTTCCCGCTTATGAAATTCCGGATGACTCAAACAGACCTCCCCCCGCTGTAAACCGACCAGCACATACCGCCCGCCGTGGGCCATATACTGGAACGCGTTGTTGATGGCTTTCAGGTTGCCGGTGGCGTCGATGATAACCGTGGACATATCGCCGTTGGTGATGCTGCGGAGCTGCTCGGTTACGTCGGTCGAGCGGGCGTCAATTGTGTACGGTACCCGTAACTTCGTGCGGCAAAAGTCCAGCCGGGCTTCGTTGATGTCCATCGCGATTACCTGCCCGCCCGCAATACGGGCAAATTCCATCACGCCCAGACCGATGGGGCCTGCACCAATCACCAGCACAAATTCACCCGCCTGAACAGCCGCCCGCCGAATGCCGTGTGCGCCGATGGACAGCGGTTCGGCCAGGGCCAGTTCGTCGAGACTCAACCCGTCGCCGTGCACCAGCGAATACGACGGAACGCTCAGGTATTCCACCATGCCCCCGTCCATGTGGACGCCCGAAACCCGCAGTTGGGCGCAGCAGTTGGTTTTTCCGGCCCGGCAGGCCACGCAGGTTCCGCAGTAGAAGTACGGAATGATGGTAACCTGTTCGCCCTTTTCGAAACCGGGGGCGTTGTCGAAATCAACCAGTTCGCCCGCCAGCTCGTGGCCCAGAATGCGGGGATATTCAAAAAACGGCTGCGTTCCTTCAAAGGCGTGCAGGTCGGTTCCGCAGATACCGATGCGCTTGATTTTGACAATGGCATGGCCCGGCGTCACTTCCGGTTTCTGGCCGGAACGGTATTCAAACTGGCCGGGCGTTGTGCAGACTAAGGTTTCCATGATAGGGGATGAGTACCGGTCCTGAATCCCAACAGTAGGCAGGTGCGACCGGGTTAAGTGCGAAGATGGTTATTGATGGCTAAATAATTCTACTCCAGGGGCAAATTGTTGCTATTTCTGGTAGAAAACCAGGACGCATTGGGCCACTTTCCTACATTAGACGGCCGTTTATTGAGCAGAAAAGCGGTTTTTTGCCGATAGCTTCTTAATTTGACCACCAACCTGAAGATTTTTCGATATGATCAAGTTTTACCTGAGTGCCTTGCTACTCCTGGGGGGACATTGTCTCGTCCGGAGCCAGTCGTTAGCACCCGTCGAAAAGAAAATTATCCAGACCGTGCGGCAGAACCAGCCCGATACGGAGAAGTTTCTCGAGAAAACCGTCAACATCAACAGCGGGACGCTCAACCTGGAAGGCGTGCGGGAAAATGGCAAACTGCTCGCGGCTGAGTTTGAGAAGCTAGGCTTCAAAACGGAATGGATTGCGCTGCCGGATTCGCTCAACCGGGCGGGACACCTGGTGGCAACCCGGCAGGGCAAACGCGGGAAAAAGCTGTTTTTGATTGGACACCTGGATACGGTTTTTGAGAAAAGTTTGCCGTTTGAACCCTTTACGCGCGTGAACGATTCGACGGCCACGGGGCAGGGCGCCAACGACATCAAGGGCGGCAACGTGCTGATTCTGGCGGCATTGAAAGCCCTTCACGCGCACGGTTTGCTGGACGATGTTTCGATTACGGCCTATTTTACGGGCGACGAAGAAAGCAGCGGTGGCAGCGAGAGCCGCCGGGATTTTATTGAACGGGCCCGCAAGTGCGACGTTGCGCTGGCGTTTGAAGGAGCGCAGGGGTTGAATACGGTAACAACGGGTCGGCGCGGTTCCAGCAGCTGGACGCTCAAGGTGGTCTCCCGAACGGGCCATTCATCGCGGGTCTTCAGCGATCTGGGCTACGGGGCCATTTTCGAAACCGCCCGCATTCTGAACGAATTCCGGCGCGTGCTGGGGCAGGAGCAATACCTGACGTTCAACCCCGGCCTGATTATCGGCGGATCAGACATCAAATACGACGACAAGGCCGCCAAAGGGGAAACCACGGGAAAGACGAACATTGTGGCACCGTTGGCGCTGGTGAAGGGCGACCTGCGGTTTATCACGGAAAAACAAAAAGAAAGCGCCCGCGCCCGGATGCGCGAAATCGTGGAAAAAAGCCTGCCCATTACCAAAGCCACCATTACGTTTGAAGACGGTATTCCGGCTATGGAACCGGCCGAAAAAAACGAGAAGCTGCGGGAGGTGGTCGATCAGATCAGCCGGGACATGGGGCTGGGGCCGGTTCAATCGGGGGATCCGGGTTCGCGGGGAGCGGGCGACGTTTCGTTTGTGGCCCAGTACCTGCCCTGTCTGGACGGTCTGGGCGCGTCGGGCAAGGGAGCGCATAGCATTGAGGAAGATATCAACCTGAAGCAATATCCCTTGCTGATTCAGCGGGCCGCCCTGCTGCTGTACCGCCTGACCCGCTGAAGCTGAATACGGTTTGTAGAAAACTATTTGAAGGCGGACGAGTTAATCCGATGTCCACGCTTAATTAGCTTATGAACCGTATTTTTCTCTCCCGAACGATCGCGCCGGTGTTGCTGCTGCTGATCGCACTGCCTCTTAAGGCCCAGTTTCGGCTCGACGTTGAATCGGGTCTGGTACTCGGAACGGCCTACACGGATGTCAGGATTCCGAATCAGGGCGGTACGCTCGTTGATCTGGCTCAGCAGTTGAGCACAAACCCCAAGGTATTTTACCGGGCCCGGCTGGGCTACACCATTGCCAACCGGCACACGGTTTCGGTTTTGTACGCTCCGCTGACAGTTCGTTATGAGGGGCGGTTCAACCAGGATATCAATTACAACAACGTCGTTTTTCCGGCAAACCAGCCGACGACGGTTTTCTACAAGTTTAATTCGTACCGGCTGACGTATCGTTACGATTTTGTGACCCGCGACCGCTGGCGGGTAGGGGCGGGGCTTACGGCGAAAATCCGGGATGCAAATGTGCGGTTTGAAGGCGAATCGCGGCAGACGGGTTACGATAACGTCGGGTTTGTTCCGCTGGTCAACTTCTACGCGGCATACACGCCCGGAGATCGTTTGACGGTGCTGCTGGAGGGCGACGCGCTGGGTGCGCGGGCGGGCCGGGCGGAAGATATTTTTCTGGGAGCGGCTTACAAACTCAGTCCTGCCCTGTCTCTAAAAGCGGGCTACCGGGTGGTGGAAGGCGGGGCCGATACGCAGGAAATTTACACATTTACCTGGATCAACTACGCATCAGTGGGCCTGCTGGTAACGTTTTAACATCTGGTTAGAATGACCGTGAGAAAAACGGTCTTGGAAAGCGGGAAATTATACCATAAAAAAGCGGCCACTCCAACGATTTGGGGTGGCCGCTTTAGTTATTTTCAATTAGTGCGTAGCCGTTAATTTTACAATTATTCCCGGGCCATAATAGAGCGCATAGTAGGTGTCTGTGGTGCTGCTGGAAAGAATGTCAACAGCGGTGACATACGGCGGAAGACCCGGCGAAAACAAATTTCCGCTGGCATTGCCCCCGTCCATCTCGCCGTTGGCCACGCGCGATGGGGTCGAAAAACCAAACTCCGTTACGATGGGCTTGTTGCCGGGCGTCAGCGCGATGCTGGTCAGGCCCGAGAATTTGTCCTGGTAAACCATGGGTGTAACGGGAGCCGCTGCACTGCCACTTACTTTATAAATGGCTGACAAACCGGTGGGGAACGGGAAGCCTACCAAGGTGGTGACCAAAAAGTCGGTACCGTTGAAAACAATCCCGGTCGGTACGGCATCGATGGTCGGCGGGCCCACCGGGGTCGGATTCGGAACGTCCGGGAAGACGGCGTAAACGCTCAGTGCGCCGTTGTCTTTGTCCCGGCGGATGATGGCATTGGCGCCCGCATCGGTGATAAACAAATCGCCATCCGGCCCGAATGTCAGATCATACGGGTTCGAATCCGCGGGGTCCGGCGCGTTGGGGTGAAAACTGCGAATGGTGGTTCCCAGGTCGATGCCGGCTAGTGAACTGGCCTGAATCGGAGCGCTGCTGCCGGGAACAAAGCCGGAAACGTCCACAATGTAGAGCTTATCTTCGGTGCCGTGCAGAATGTACAGTTTACCGTCTTTGTAAGCCAGGTGGTTAAGTCCTTCCGGCGAATTCTCGGGGCTCATGGCCGAAGCAAAACCGGCGATGGCGGTGAAGGTTCCGGTTGGGGTGATTACCGATACCTGCCCGTTGTTGACCGTGCCGCTCCCGGCCTGAGTAACCCACAAATTGCCCTTGTCGTCTTCGGCCAGGCCGATGGGCGACAGCAATCCGGCGGCTACCGGTGGTCCGGGGGCTGCCGTTAAGGTCATGGGGTTAGGAAACTGGTGGTCCTGAAGGAGCTGCTGGCAGCTTGTAACCGTGAACAGGCAGCTTCCGACAATCACTAGCGTCAGCAGCCAGCGAAGTGAAAAGGATGAGGTAGTCATTCCCGAAATGGTTTGAGGTATAAACGATTGAAAGGTAGAAGGAACTTAAATGAAATGCGTTGCAAGGTAATTTATCGGACAAATCAGTGTATTCATAATTTATTATCTGGCAGCAATTTTTTTGGTTGAAACCGCACGTTTCGCCAATCAACCGGATTTACCACCAAAAAGACAAAATGAGGTTTTTATTTAACGGTGAATTTGACAACGTGTAGGTAAAATTACTGTCTGAGAACTAGGAAAATAAGGCTTGCATATATGGTGATATTTGTCTTAATTTTCAGCGCCTTAACTCAAACAGTTCAATCTCTATACATGTGAAAACTTCTATCGTAATTGTCGTAGACCATCACTTGCTGGCCCAGGCGCTGTCTGACTTGATCCAGGAGTTTGAAACGTATGAAGTACGCTATGTCGCCGAAAATGGGCGCGACCTGATTCGGTACCTGGGCCGCGGAACCCTCCCGGACATGGTATTGCTGGATATCAGCATGCCCGATATGGATGGGTATGAAACGGCCAAGTACCTGAAAGAGCGCCATCCCGCCATTAAAGTGCTGGCGTTGTCGATGCGGGACCGGGGTGAAAGCAGTACCCGAAGTTATTTGCCCAAAGGCAACCGACCGGCCGACCTGCGCGAAGCCCTCGATCATCTCCGCACCAAAAACGATCGCTATTCCGAGTTCATGACCAACCGGATTATTCGGAGTCTGAACGGAGCGGCCAAGGGAATACCGCTGGAGTATTATCATTTCAGCGAACGGGAACGGACCTTCCTGAAAATGGCGTGCAGCGATATGACCTACGCCGAGATCGCCGACAAAATGTGCGTCAGCGCGCGGACCGTTGACGGGTACCGGGAGGCAATTTTTCAGAAAATGCAGGTCAAAAGCCGGGTTGGCATGGCCATGACGGCCGTTCGCTGGGGCCTGGTGAAGTTATAAGCCGATTATCTCCAATTTTTACTGTACTTTTGTACCGGTGTACGGCTGGGTGGTAACTACGGCCGTACATTGTTTTCATTCGGCTTCGGCGCGGAGCAGTCCGTGTCGTAACTACTGTTCCAAAACAACACCACATGGCGAAAGTTTCTGATCACATCCGTCAGGCAAACGGAAAAACGATCTTTTCAATTGAAGTTATCCCCCCCATCAAAGGCGACAATCTCAAAAATCTGCTGGACAACATTGAACCCCTGATGGAGTTCAAGCCGCCGTTCATCGATGTCACCTACCACCGTGAAGAGTACATCGAGCGGCCCGAACCCGATGGCACCATCAGCAAAATCATCACCCGCAAACGGCCCGGTACCGTCGGCATCTGTTCCGCTATTCTCCATAAATTTGGCGTTGACCCGGTTCCGCATGTTCTCTGTGGCGGTTTTACGCGGGACGAAACCGAGGATTTTCTGGTTGATTTGAATTACCTCGGCATTGATAATGTGCTGGTATTGCGGGGGGATCCGGCTAAACCGTTCGATACCTTCAAGCCCAAAAACAATGGGTATTCGTACGCCAGTGAACTGGTGGAGCAGGTGGCCAACATGAACCGGGGCGTGTACCTGCACGAGAGCGACCACACGATGACTCCCAGCGACTTCTGCATTGGGGTGGCCGCCTATCCCGAAAAACACTTTGAAGCCGTCGACCACGAAACCGATTTTAAATACCTGAAACTAAAGGTCGATAAAGGGGCCGATTACATCGTGACCCAGATGTTTTTCGACAATCAGAAGTATTTCGATTTCGTTCAGAAATGCCGGGATGCGGGCATTACGGTACCCATCATTCCGGGCCTGAAACCGCTGAGTACCCGCAAACAATTGCAGGTTCTGCCGCGGTTGTTTCACCTCGAAATGCCCCAGGATTTGGTCAAAGCCGTTGAAGGCTGCGAAAACGATGCACAGGCGCGGCAGGTAGGCGTCGAGTGGAGCGTGCAGCAGTGCCGGGAACTAACCAAAGCGGGTGTACCGGGGCTGCACTTCTATACGATGGGCAAATCGGATAATGTTATCAAAATTGCCCGGGAGATTTTTTAATAGCCTGCCTGTTTTCCGAAGGCGCTTTATCAGCGAGTAAAGCGCCTTCGGGAGTGGAGAAAGGAACTCTAAACCCACATTACCATGAAACTCACGCTGATTGGCCTGGCTTTTGGTCTGGCCCTGCACGCGTTGTCGGGCTTTGCGCAGGATGCGGCTTACAACCAGCCATACCGTCCTCAATACCATTTTTCGCCCCGCATCAACTGGACCAACGACCCCAATGGGCTGGTCTACCACGAGGGGGAATACCACCTGTTTTACCAGTACAATCCGAAGGGCATTCGCTGGGGCCACATGACCTGGGGCCATGCCGTCAGCCCGGATCTGTTTCACTGGAAAGAACTGCCCCCCGCCATTGCCGAAGACGAGAAAGGAATGATTTTTTCGGGCAGTTGCGTGGTCGATGCGAAAAACA
This Larkinella insperata DNA region includes the following protein-coding sequences:
- a CDS encoding response regulator transcription factor, with translation MKTSIVIVVDHHLLAQALSDLIQEFETYEVRYVAENGRDLIRYLGRGTLPDMVLLDISMPDMDGYETAKYLKERHPAIKVLALSMRDRGESSTRSYLPKGNRPADLREALDHLRTKNDRYSEFMTNRIIRSLNGAAKGIPLEYYHFSERERTFLKMACSDMTYAEIADKMCVSARTVDGYREAIFQKMQVKSRVGMAMTAVRWGLVKL
- a CDS encoding gliding motility-associated C-terminal domain-containing protein — protein: MKRFLLLFCCVGFCLATASDALATHVRAGEITTRRISSTALTYEITLTVYYDVTRGSGGGYDAALAQRDVNFCFGVGQQMRRVPRVDAETRNINSNTTINIYRTTYTYPGPGTYDISCTIVNRNEGTRNIPNSVQTNFKLRTTIVVNSGLGLNSTPVLLNPPLDSARVGQKWCHNPAAFDADGDSLAYRLYVPSGRQFENDDASCSPLPVAGYTDPATIGRNPTTEAGTGPATLTVNPITGDVCWDSPAEQGQYNIAFIVEEWRDGVKIGEIVRDVQIIVTPSINKRPELKVPDEICVEAGTLINETITATDPDGNRLELTGYGGPFNKGADGTTLNLVANPTATLTPSGVQNNPLTGTFRWQTNCAHVRAEPYDVIFRVVDFPHATQTQLATLGSFRIRVYAPKPQNLTARPTADAAGRAIALSWSAYTCGNTAPPANAQMVIYRKEGCTTLTPDVCETGIPAGSGYVEVGRVPIGQTNFTDNNNAAGLARGVAYSYRIVVQYPRPGSGQSVVSDEVCISLPEQVPLITHVTVDSTDAARGVVTVRWTRPPGINPNDGSGPYQYRLLRATGLTGTDFAQVAAINTTLQAGAADTVFTDRGLNTVANAYRYRVEFYITDPASGQLQRLDITENASSVRLTATAGVRRVQLSWQANTPWSNDNRVHRIYRSKTGPNGPFNRIAEVAVQGANTYTYTDTGGDTYAADGTVPATMSTDSSYCYRVETAGQYSPPLSATLLYNFSQGVCAIPIDTTRPCPPVLSIDQLDCASLADDAFCNQPTFTNTLTWQNPSTGSCDRNVVKYNLYYTACQDDEPQLLATVDAATLTYRHENLTSLAGCYQVTAVSRSGQESTPSNRVCKDNCPFFGMPNVFTPNGDGKNDVFQPQRCPRFVESAELTIINRWGMKVYESSGEGLRWDGKTNRGQDLPGGMYFYQVRVKFKRLDCNAPAEVYKGWVEMLRESGGTN
- a CDS encoding M20/M25/M40 family metallo-hydrolase — its product is MIKFYLSALLLLGGHCLVRSQSLAPVEKKIIQTVRQNQPDTEKFLEKTVNINSGTLNLEGVRENGKLLAAEFEKLGFKTEWIALPDSLNRAGHLVATRQGKRGKKLFLIGHLDTVFEKSLPFEPFTRVNDSTATGQGANDIKGGNVLILAALKALHAHGLLDDVSITAYFTGDEESSGGSESRRDFIERARKCDVALAFEGAQGLNTVTTGRRGSSSWTLKVVSRTGHSSRVFSDLGYGAIFETARILNEFRRVLGQEQYLTFNPGLIIGGSDIKYDDKAAKGETTGKTNIVAPLALVKGDLRFITEKQKESARARMREIVEKSLPITKATITFEDGIPAMEPAEKNEKLREVVDQISRDMGLGPVQSGDPGSRGAGDVSFVAQYLPCLDGLGASGKGAHSIEEDINLKQYPLLIQRAALLLYRLTR
- a CDS encoding zinc-binding alcohol dehydrogenase family protein; this translates as METLVCTTPGQFEYRSGQKPEVTPGHAIVKIKRIGICGTDLHAFEGTQPFFEYPRILGHELAGELVDFDNAPGFEKGEQVTIIPYFYCGTCVACRAGKTNCCAQLRVSGVHMDGGMVEYLSVPSYSLVHGDGLSLDELALAEPLSIGAHGIRRAAVQAGEFVLVIGAGPIGLGVMEFARIAGGQVIAMDINEARLDFCRTKLRVPYTIDARSTDVTEQLRSITNGDMSTVIIDATGNLKAINNAFQYMAHGGRYVLVGLQRGEVCLSHPEFHKREATLMSSRNATRQDFEHVLNSLKQGLIDPITYITHRVQFGQVKDQFADWLNPANGVIKAMVELDR
- a CDS encoding ScyD/ScyE family protein, with product MTTSSFSLRWLLTLVIVGSCLFTVTSCQQLLQDHQFPNPMTLTAAPGPPVAAGLLSPIGLAEDDKGNLWVTQAGSGTVNNGQVSVITPTGTFTAIAGFASAMSPENSPEGLNHLAYKDGKLYILHGTEDKLYIVDVSGFVPGSSAPIQASSLAGIDLGTTIRSFHPNAPDPADSNPYDLTFGPDGDLFITDAGANAIIRRDKDNGALSVYAVFPDVPNPTPVGPPTIDAVPTGIVFNGTDFLVTTLVGFPFPTGLSAIYKVSGSAAAPVTPMVYQDKFSGLTSIALTPGNKPIVTEFGFSTPSRVANGEMDGGNASGNLFSPGLPPYVTAVDILSSSTTDTYYALYYGPGIIVKLTATH
- the metF gene encoding methylenetetrahydrofolate reductase [NAD(P)H]; its protein translation is MAKVSDHIRQANGKTIFSIEVIPPIKGDNLKNLLDNIEPLMEFKPPFIDVTYHREEYIERPEPDGTISKIITRKRPGTVGICSAILHKFGVDPVPHVLCGGFTRDETEDFLVDLNYLGIDNVLVLRGDPAKPFDTFKPKNNGYSYASELVEQVANMNRGVYLHESDHTMTPSDFCIGVAAYPEKHFEAVDHETDFKYLKLKVDKGADYIVTQMFFDNQKYFDFVQKCRDAGITVPIIPGLKPLSTRKQLQVLPRLFHLEMPQDLVKAVEGCENDAQARQVGVEWSVQQCRELTKAGVPGLHFYTMGKSDNVIKIAREIF